GCTGTTCGACATGCCGAAAAAGTCCCCCAGCTGCTTCTTGTCTTCTGGCTTCTTCAACGTGACAACAGTCAAGGAAAGCACCACCATGTAGCCTTACAGTTAAGGGCTGAGCACAGCCGGCCAAAGAGCCACCTCCTGCCCTAACACTACTGAATTAGAGGCTGCAGAGCTTATGTCTGAATACGGGCAGCATTGGGGGGCATTTCTCTGCTACAGGAGGAAGAGCCCTCGTAAGTGAGGAAGGACAGGCACACAGCTGTACTCAGGCAAGGCCTGCCTGCAAGGGAAGCCCAGCCCTGCAGttggccaggctggcacaaacAGTAAAGGATATGactctgctccttcccagccagcagctccagcaaacTTCTCGTTGATGGACTTGATGAGCTCCTTGGCTGAGCCGGGTCCTGGGGTagagagagcagcaggctgAGGTTTTTTGGCAGGAACAGCTCACCACAATACACatggggctgggcagagccccCTTCTGCACAATTTCATTGGGACGGggcaagaggcagaaggatGGGCTGCATGAGGTAGAAGAGGAGCCAGGAGAACACCAAGGAGCAGCACACCAGTTCGAGCACAGCCAGGGGCGAGCTGATCCCAGTAGACCCTGAATCCTCCTCAGCTTACAGCCAACATAAGGCTGtttgagctgctctgctgccagggaaGGATCTGCATGCACACTCAACCCAGGCTGGCATGCAGCAGCCTGGAGGCACAAGACTTTTCACCCTGAAACCTCACAGCAGGCCATTCCCTCCATCGGCAGCCTCTGGGAAACCAGGGAGCTCACACAGGCCGGTAAGCCAAGCAGTCCTGAAATCTGCAGCCCCATATGGCCTCGCTCAAATGTTCAGCCTCATTCAAACATCCACGCTGCCTGACTCACCTTTGTCGATGTCTGTGGGCTGCAAAGAAGAGGGAGAGATACCATGTCACTTGGGAGGGCTGAAAGCAGGCAAGTGACAGCGCTGCAGGACTTGCAGCTCCACTTTAAGACTCTTTGTGGCAAGCATGTGGAGCTGAGCCATAAAATCTACTGGCTTGTGCTTGTCCTGCCTCATTTGCTGAGGGAGAGGACAAGCACGCAGCCCACCCACCAGCCCCTGGCTGGAGAGACAGCGCTCAGCAAGAGCTGAACACTGGCACGTGTGGGAGCATGACCAGAGACACCCAAAGCCACCAGGGTGACCCCTCCAACCCCACAGCTGCACTCCCCAAAGGGCAGGGATCAGGTGGGAGAGTCCACACTTCACGAGGAGAGGCTCACCTCATCATCAGCCTTGGGCTTCTCAAAATAGCTGtgcctcttcttttcctcctcccgtTCCCGGTCAcgctccctgtccctctcacgctcccggtcccggtcccgtTCTCGGTCCCGGTCACGCTCCCTCTCACGGTCACGCTCCCTCTCACGGTACCTCTCCCGCTCCTTCTCCCGTGGCGTCTTCGCAGTGGAGGGCACATAATCCCCAATGTCTTCAAAGATGCTAGAAGTGGAAAAGAGCCTGCAGTTATGGGTGCTGCAAGAGAAGAGGCCACAACTACCTCCCTTTGAACTGCAACCTAATAAAGGAGCATGCAGCACCAACACTGAGAGCTAAGGATGCCCACTAGAACTTGCTTCTCCATCTGTCAGGGGTATTGCTGcatttctgctctcttctgctGCCTGGACCTGCTTTTTGTGGTCCAGGACAACAGAGAGCCTCAAGCCTGAAATCAAAAACAGAGCTTGCCTCCAACCTCCTATGAACTGCAGGTCCAAGGAGACAGCTCACTCCAGAAGCACTAAACCCAGCCCTCTCCAAACGTGGGCCAAAAAGACATCCCTTAAGGCAGAGAGCTGTGAGCCCACAGCCCGTGGGCAGGGAGGCACTTACTTCATATCAGCTTCAGGGGGCTTCTTCTCATCCAGCTTCCCTGCAAGGACACAACAGCAGTAAGAGGCACATCATCCACTCCGCCACCTGCACTGTTTCCCTGTCCCCAAACTGGTTTCCAAGCCCCAAGAGCGGCACACCCGGAGGGTGTCCTGACTTCCCCTTCCGTTAGCACATCATATCTAGCCCCCTCAGGAAGCTAATTTGCCCCTCCCAACAGGGCAAActtccccagggaagcgggCCTTAGCtaggaagagcagagcagcatgAGGTACCCTTGCAGCTGTGATTCCTCAGCAGCcagtcccctgcagccctgatGCAGAACACCCTGCCTTTCCCATAGCGCCCCAAGCGCTGCGTCCTCAATCGCTGTCCTGTAAGCCCACTGCCTCATGGCGCAGGGGAATATGGCAAACCAAAACACATCTCCTCCTCTCAGGACATGCTTCCAGCATTAAGTCCTACTACTCAGTTCCCTTCAGCTCCTACCTTTGTCTTTCTTCTTGAGCTTCTTGTTGCGGGTCCCTTGCCTGAGATAGGAGAGGATCTGCGTCAGTTTGCTGATGACAATGTCGTTGGTGGTCAGCGTGGTCTGTGCCTGAAAGAGAAATCGCCAAGGAAGCGTCCGACTCCCTTGATAAGGAACCCCTCCTGGCAAGACCTGCTCTGGCTGATTCAGACCAATGTGGTCAAACAGCCTGGACACCAGCTGGGTACCTCCATGGTGGGGCAGTCAGCCTTGCTCCGGATCAGCGTGGTTGGGATATCAGTGTCAGCATACTCGTCGTCCAGATCTACCACGTAGGCCATCCTCCCCGGCAGGAACAGCTCATTCCGCTCATAGGACTTGTTCTTGAACAGAATGCGGTAGACGTTGCGAcctggaggggaaggaaacgTGTGGGAGAGCTGCTCTTACGAGAGCAATGGACAAGCCCACAGTGAAGCATATTTAGTTTATCAGAAACATCAGAATCACCTCCTAAGAGACATACTTCCTCCAGCCCTCAAATTCAGGACACCTATACCTCAGACTCTTCCCCTTCAATGACTAAAGGTTTTCATTCCTCCATTCACCCTCCAGGATTTCTCCCACCTTCATGGCACCACACAAGGTGGGGAACAGCCACATCCACACAGTCTTACCCAGCCGGGTCTTAAATTCAATTTTATTCTCAGGATCTTCATCTTTCctgaacagaaacagaaaagaaacagaagtattaTGCTAAGCATATGCCTCCTCTGCATCCTCCTCTCTGGGAGGCAGCTGCACTCAGGAGTGCAAAATCCTCAACCACTCACTTAGTTTCTTTCTGGGGCTTCTCCatcatttcctcctcttccttctccttgctGGCAATCTCAGCCCGTACCTGGCCAGAGAGTAAATCCATGCGTTACAGACCAAGCCACGCCACTGCTGCCCATCAGAACCAGTAAGCCCACTTCCACCAGCTTCCCAACCCTTCATAAGTCTTTCAGAAATCCACACTGACAAGACTGAAGCACCCGTAAATGGCAACTACCACCCTCTGCCCactctctctgcctgcaggaGCGGGCAGGGTAGAAGAGGAGCAGCAAGGTGGTATCTGTGCTCACCTTCTGCAACAGCGCAAAatccagacccttcaccaagTGAGTGTGCTCCATGTCACCACCCAAGAACTTGGACTCCTGGATCAACTGTCTCCTCTTCTCCGCAGCAGATTTATCcctgtgcaaaaaaaaccccggAGCCAGTTAGGAGACAGCCCCTCTGGAGCAGCCCGGCAAGACAAGGCCATGTGCAGGCTCACGTACGCCTCTGCCGTTGGCCCCACAGCTCTGTAGTTGGCAGTTGTGCTGATCAGCTCTGTTTCTTCGTAGTCCTTGTTCACACCATCTCTCCTCTCCTTGGCTCGATCTCTGTACTTCTCAGCCAACTCCCTCTCGCGTTCTATCTCCTGTTGGCGCAGCTTTGCGTAATAGCTGGGGGTGGAAAAACAGCTCAATGTTAGAGTCACATGTTCACACCTTTGATGTACCAGACAGGTAACAGTCCCCAAGGCCTCACACATGCCCATTCTGCTCCCAACTCCTTCCCCAAAAAAACGTACTAAAGCACCATGGGACACAACATGCCTGGAGGACACCAAACAAGATGAAACTGCTGCATCAAGGCTCTTCCAAGAGAAGCTCAGTCTTCCCTTCCAAAGGGAAAAGGTCAAGCGCAGTCCTACTGCCCAGATGTGCCGCAACAGACAGTCCCCAGTGCAGACGTCCcactgctgccctgctctgccagaCACCCTCCTGCTTCTTCTCGAGGTGAAGCTTcacccccatcctgctgctgccctcccacaTCAGTTCCCACAAGCAGTGACAGTCACTCAGCCTGAGCTCTTCTCACTCTGCTTGGCTCCAAAGCCCCAAAACAATCCAAACCACTCAGGGTCCTCTTGGGTAGCCCAAGAGCTCAGAAGCTGGTTCCATGCACAGGTCACGATGTACAAAGACAAGTCCTGATGCATTGCCTTCCCCatttaccttttcttcttccttctgcgAGCAGCTGGATCTTCATCTTCGTTGTACTCCCGGGGCATCCTGGAAAAGGGCGAGAAACCACACGTACAGTCTACAGAGCCGCACAAACGGGCAGCGAGACAGAACAGTCCCTCAGACACAACAGGGCACCGAGATAGATGCTCAAAGATGGGAACAACACCGTCCCATTTCTCCCTAAGTCCACTCTGtcagcagggagaagagggaaaagcacTGATTTTCACAGAACAAAACCTAAATCTATCTCCTGCACAAAGCATCTTAACAGCCATACGGGactttgctatttaaaactGTCCTGATCCACCTGTTTCTCCACACACACGTACAGCTTGAGTGGACTCGAACACAAAGCAAGGCTGAGGTCTGTTCCTCAGTCCCTGTCTGCACACTCATTAGCAAAAGCCCCTTGAAATACTCCACCGCAGAACGCAAGGGGACAGAGTCAGGCAGGAACAGGGCCCCAGAAGGAAGGCAGCCGTGCTTTGTCCCACAGTCCCGTGAAATGAGGTCCTACTCACTCATGGTGGCGAGATTTGGATGGTGGCGCAGATGTTGGCGCAGCCCGCGGGGTCATAAGAAGCTTTCTGAAGTCTTCATTGGTCAGCTTGGACCtgcaaggaagagggaaaacagaaaccGTCGTCTTCCAATAAGCTTTGGCAGCAGAGCATGTCCTGTGTGATGGCGTCGGACACGGGGTCCCCATGGAGGGAGCCCAAAGGCTGCATTGCACCGGTCACTCCCATCCTTAAGATGGAGGGATTGGCCTTGGGTCCCAGAGTCCTGTCCCAGTCCTGTCCCAGTGCCCCGGCACTGTACTCACTGGTGGAAGGAGTGTGAGTCGTCCACATCGTGGCCATCAGGGGCCAGAGGGTTGGAGAACGGCTCGTCTGGGGAACAGGAGGAAAGAGCGCTCAGAGTCTGCCTACATGGATGGCTTCAACCCCCACAATCCTCCCACCACACCGCTCCTCCACCAAGCCCAGGCTGCCGACACCCCGGgctggcctcaccagggcacgAGGGATGTAGGGGTCCCAGGGTCACTACCCACCACGAGCCCTTGCCGCCCCCCAACACAAGTGATGCTGCGCCCTCCCGGTGGGTGTCCTAGTGTCTCCCTGGGGGCAGCCAGGACTGCCCTTGcaccccctccatccccagaaATGCCCTACTGCCCCATCCCCAGCGAACCCGGGGGTAAATCCCCCACGCAGAGTTTTACCCCCAAACACGCCCCGGGTttgtccccacaccccccccagcatctcctCACCCCCCGGCTGCCCCGGAGCCCCATGCCAGGAGGTGCTCCCCAACTTCCAAGGCTGTCACCTTCCCCGAACAAGGACTGTTCATCCCAACAGGCTGGGGGTGCCGTGACCCCCGGGGGTCCCCCCACTCCCCCGCCGCAGCCCGGTGCCAAAAACACAGGATGGGcctacacccccccccgccgccaccgggCCGCTCCCTCGGTCCCCAAGTGCCGCGGCACCCCCGCCCGCGGGtcggctgccccagcccccgggGTGCCCCGGAGCCCCCCAGAGTCCCGTGTCCCGCCGCCCCACTCACTGTCGCGCTCCGGCATCTCGCCCCGCTCCGCAGCCCCGCTCCGCAGCCgctcctctgctccccttcccagcaccccccgcggccgcccggccggcccgcccgccccccgtTCGCATTGGTCGACCGCTGGCCCATGGGCGCAGCGATTGGTCAGAGCTGTGATTGGCGGGTGTCGAAGCCACGCCTCCATGTTGTTGTCAGGAGCAGAGAGAAgatggcggcagcggcggcggtgAGGGGCATCGGGGGCGGGCTGGGCCGTAGCCTGCGGGAGCTCCGCATCCACCTGTGCCAGCGCTCCGCGGGCAGCCGCGGCGTCAggtgagctggggctgggagccgTAGGGCAGGGGGGCCGCCCCGCGGACCCTCGCAGCGAACGGCCTGCCCGGCCTCCCCGTGCTCGGTCCCAGCGGGCTCAGCCACGGGGGTCCGCCGTTCCTCTTCCCGTCTGCAGAGACTTCATCGAGCAGCACTACGTGACCCTGAAGAAGGCAAACCCCGATTTCCCCATCCTGATCCGTGAGTGCTCCGGTGTTCAGCCCACGCTCTGGGCTCGGTACGGTAAGTGGGGGGGGTGCCCGCAGGGGAGCACCCCCTGAGGAGAGCTGGGTGCGAGCGGCAGGGCCGCGGTCTGCAGCAAACGGGGGGTTCGGCGATTGCATTAAGGGACGCCGATGGTGGGAGAGCAGCTGTCCGGGAGGCAAGGTGGGTCTTCACTTCAGAGAAGCGTGTTACTGCTGtgacctggggggggggggggggtcgggcaGAGAAGGGACCCGGGGCTCAGAAGGTGCTTTGCCAGCTTGTGGCCGTGATCTCCCACCTCTGTAGGATTCctacacagaaaaatgtctctgttttttctttcaccgCATTCTCAGTGAAATGCcaaggagggagcagaaaagTTCCTATGCaaaggctttgctttcttcctaaAGCCATCTGGGctcaacaaaaataatttagaaactTTATTTCAAAGAGGTGCAATGACTCTTTAAGCACAAGTTTCCCAGTGTGAGCACACGGGCCAATAGAGCCTGCTGGTATAGTGCCTGTCTCTTGTCTGTGCGTGGCTTGCAGGGAAATAGTCCCCCATGCAGGGGCTGCTGTAGGAACAGCAAGTTTTTCAGCACTATTTTACTGCAGTGTTGGTGAGCACCTTGATGCAAGCAGGCCGAAAGCCACCAGGTTGCTTTGAAATGcggtgctggtggctgctgtgcagcagaAGTTAACAGAAAGAGGCAAGGAAAGGTGTTGGGCTGCATTGGTTTCTTTCTAGGGGAAAGGCTGAGAATAAAGAGCAGGTGGAAATGATAACTCAGGCACAGACTGGGGAGAGGTGG
This DNA window, taken from Grus americana isolate bGruAme1 chromosome 14, bGruAme1.mat, whole genome shotgun sequence, encodes the following:
- the IK gene encoding protein Red, with the protein product MPERDNEPFSNPLAPDGHDVDDSHSFHQSKLTNEDFRKLLMTPRAAPTSAPPSKSRHHEMPREYNEDEDPAARRRKKKSYYAKLRQQEIERERELAEKYRDRAKERRDGVNKDYEETELISTTANYRAVGPTAEADKSAAEKRRQLIQESKFLGGDMEHTHLVKGLDFALLQKVRAEIASKEKEEEEMMEKPQKETKKDEDPENKIEFKTRLGRNVYRILFKNKSYERNELFLPGRMAYVVDLDDEYADTDIPTTLIRSKADCPTMEAQTTLTTNDIVISKLTQILSYLRQGTRNKKLKKKDKGKLDEKKPPEADMNIFEDIGDYVPSTAKTPREKERERYRERERDRERERDRDRERDRDRERERDRERDREREEEKKRHSYFEKPKADDEPTDIDKGPGSAKELIKSINEKFAGAAGWEGAESLKKPEDKKQLGDFFGMSNSYAECYPATMDDMAVDSDEEVDYSKMDQGNKKGPLGRWDFDTQEEYSEYMNNKEALPKAAFQYGIKMSEGRKTRRFKETNDKAELDRQWKKISAIIEKRKKLEADGVEVKRPKY
- the NDUFA2 gene encoding NADH dehydrogenase [ubiquinone] 1 alpha subcomplex subunit 2 isoform X2 codes for the protein MAAAAAVRGIGGGLGRSLRELRIHLCQRSAGSRGVRDFIEQHYVTLKKANPDFPILIQFGKEKSVPLNNLTVDEVAKALENVVKSKV
- the NDUFA2 gene encoding NADH dehydrogenase [ubiquinone] 1 alpha subcomplex subunit 2 isoform X1, encoding MAAAAAVRGIGGGLGRSLRELRIHLCQRSAGSRGVRDFIEQHYVTLKKANPDFPILIRECSGVQPTLWARYEFGKEKSVPLNNLTVDEVAKALENVVKSKV